One window of the Trifolium pratense cultivar HEN17-A07 linkage group LG2, ARS_RC_1.1, whole genome shotgun sequence genome contains the following:
- the LOC123904268 gene encoding uncharacterized protein LOC123904268, whose amino-acid sequence MPSNVMFSKSQDVVFKMIDFAIQKRLAAQLVAYQAGHKIWSTKINGKSQEYVEELILPLSKSWNKNLVSSLFYPFEAQQIFNIPITDTDYPDTFCWPKTKDGEYTVKSGYQVVQKWQRKEQAPTTSNPMEENPIWKTLWQQKIPPKYQHLIWRLLHNALPVTDNLQKKGIMCNPLCPRCNAKIKDINHVFKDCIWAQQVWFASALNINFEKLRTSFIDWIHDSFSQNQSDTVELISSICYHIWKARNLLVFQQKNIPVLEILEQACANLREYKQLQQKDSTKARPKTRQSSNDLNWSPPPANTLKINVDAHFHSDGHWGLGWIVRKRDGSCLGAATRVVRARTPIEAEALGLIGVMQYIDNLQNQHQDMAIIVEMDVKMVVDAVKTKHYPRVYWGKIAQKGGEWLSNHPNVSVNWIGRVGNRVAHNLAKWALVEPNKNWLSNVPPQIALFIQNDIRPG is encoded by the exons ATGCCTAGTAATGTGATGTTTTCTAAGTCTCAAGATGTAGTATTCAAAATGATAGATTTTGCCATCCAGAAAAGGTTAGCGGCACAACTTGTTGCCT ATCAAGCGGGACACAAAATCTGGTCTACAAAAATCAATGGAAAAAGTCAGGAATATGTGGAAGAATTAATTCTTCCCCTATCAAAATCTTGGAATAAAAACCTGGTATCTAGTTTGTTCTACCCTTTTGAAGCTCAACAAATTTTCAACATTCCTATCACTGACACTGATTACCCTGATACTTTCTGTTGGCCTAAAACAAAGGATGGTGAGTACACTGTGAAATCAGGTTATCAGGTTGTGCAAAAATGGCAGAGAAAGGAGCAGGCACCAACTACAAGCAACCCCATGGAAGAGAACCCTATATGGAAAACTCTATGGCAGCAGAAGATCCCTCCTAAATATCAGCACCTTATCTGGAGACTTCTTCACAATGCCCTACCAGTTACTGATAATTTACAGAAGAAAGGAATCATGTGCAATCCCTTATGTCCTAGATGCAATGCTAAAATAAAGGATATTAATCATGTTTTTAAAGATTGTATTTGGGCTCAACAAGTGTGGTTTGCATCCGCCctaaacattaattttgaaaagCTCAGGACTAGCTTTATTGATTGGATTCATGACTCTTTCTCTCAGAATCAATCAGACACTGTTGAATTAATTAGCTCAATCTGCTATCATATTTGGAAAGCCAGAAATCTTCTAGTTTTTCAACAGAAGAACATACCTGTCTTAGAGATCCTTGAACAAGCGTGTGCAAATTTGCGTGAGTACAAGCAACTTCAGCAGAAGGATTCAACAAAAGCTCGACCAAAAACTCGTCAAAGCAGTAACGATCTAAACTGGAGTCCCCCTCCTGCAAACACACTAAAAATCAATGTGGATGCTCACTTTCATAGTGATGGCCATTGGGGTTTAGGGTGGATTGTACGGAAGAGGGATGGAAGTTGCCTCGGAGCTGCTACGCGAGTTGTTAGAGCTCGAACACCCATCGAAGCTGAAGCGTTGGGTCTCATCGGCGTCATGCAGTACATCGACAATCTTCAGAACCAACATCAGGATATGGCGATTATTGTAGAGATGGACGTAAAGATGGTGGTGGACGCGGTGAAGACGAAGCACTATCCTAGGGTTTATTGGGGAAAAATTGCTCAAAAAGGAGGGGAATGGTTATCAAACCATCCAAATGTTTCTGTTAATTGGATTGGACGTGTAGGAAATAGGGTTGCCCACAACTTGGCTAAATGGGCTTTAGTTGAACCAAATAAAAACTGGTTATCTAATGTACCCCCTCAAATAGCCCTCTTTATCCAAAACGATATAAGACCTGGTTGa